The following nucleotide sequence is from Oscillospiraceae bacterium.
CCCTCGGCGCAAAGGTTAAATATCAAAGCAACGAACTCTCCGTCATTCCGATCGCTTCTTCCGATCAAAACGTCACGCTCGACTGCGGCGAGAGCGGCTCTTTATACCGTTTTCTTGTTCCTGTTATCGGCGCATTAAATAAAAACGCGACTTTTAAACTCTCGGGCAAACTGCCCGAACGCCCGATGGACGCTTTGTGGAACACGCTCGAGGCCCACGGCGCGGTCATCACCGGCAAGGGTACGGCGACCCCAATCGTCTCGGGTATTCTCACCTCCGGCAGATACGAGATCCCCGGCGACATCTCCTCCCAGTTCATCAGCGGCCTGCTGTTTGCTCTGCCGCTGCTGTCCGGAGACAGCGAGATCGTCATTTCGGGGCAGACCCAGTCGGTCGGTTATATCCAAATGACCCTCGACGCATTGACTGCTTTTTCAATCAAAGCCATCCCGACGCCGACCGGATTTTCCATCCCCGGAAATCAAACATATCATGCGATAAACACGCCCATTCCCGAGGGCGATTGGTCCAATTCGGCATTCTGGCTCTGTGCTGCGGCTTGTTCGGGCGAAATCACCGTCACCGGTCTGAATCCGAATTCCGGACAGGGTGACAAAGCCATCTGTGATATCCTGCGGCAGTTCGGTGCATCCGTAAGTCAAATCGACAACGCCGTCACTGTCCGAAAAGGCAACCTGCACGGCATCACCATCGACGCCGCCGATATCCCCGACCTCGTGCCCGCGCTGGCTGTCGTCGCGGCCGCCGCAGACGGTACGACCACGATTCAAAACATCAGCCGCCTGCGCCTCAAAGAGAGCGACCGCGTCGCAACGGTCTGCGGCTTAATCAATGCCCTCGGCGGTAACGCTTCATCCAATGAAAACACGATAACGATTATCGGAAACGGTACACTCACGGGCGGCACCTACGACGCTTTTCAAGATCACCGCATCGTCATGGCGGCGGCTATCGCATCAACGATTTGCAAAAACCCCGTGACCGTCACCAACGCCCAAGCCGTCGACAAATCCTACCCCGAATTCTTTAGCGATTTTTCAAGATTGAACGGAATCTGTAGGGAACGGTCTTGACCGTTCCGAGTACGCGCAACTGCGCGGACGAAAAGTATTATTAACGATTAGAATTTCCAACACCGCTTTAGCGGTGTTAAGGAACGGTCGTCGGACCGTGTCCGTTTACCGTTCCCTACGCCACGAAAGGACTGATAAAAATGTCTTCCTGCTGGGGTCAAAACATACGCATCTCCATCTTCGGCCAATCGCACTCCGAGGCGGTCGGCGTGGTCATCGACGGCCTGCCCGCCGGATTCCGCATCGACCAAGAGGCGCTTGCCGCCTTTATGACCCGCCGCGCACCCGGCCAGAGTAAACTCTCCACGTCGCGTGCGGAGGCCGATACCCCCGAATTCGTCTCGGGTCTCGTCGACGGCGTAACCTGCGGCGCACCCATTTGTATTCTGATTCGGAATACCAACACCCGCCCCGCCGACTACGCCGAACTCAAGGATATGCCACGTCCCGGCCACGCCGATTACACCGCAGGGGTCAAGTATCACGGCTTTCAGGATCCCACGGGCGGCGGTCATTTTTCCGGGCGGCTCACCGCACCGCTCTGTGCCGCAGGCGGCATCTGCCTGCAGCTCTTAGCCGAACGTAATATTTTTATCGGCGCGCATATCCAAAGCATCGCCGGAGTCAACGATAAAAAATTCGACCCCGTAACCGTCTCCAAATCGGATTTCGATAAACTTTCTCATTCCCCATTGACCGTGATTGACCCCAAAGCCGGTGAAGCGATGGAACAAACCATTTTGGAGGCAAAAAAGGCCGGGGACTCGGTCGGCGGCGTGATTGAATGCGCCATTACCGGATTGCCCGTAGGACTCGGCGACCCGATGTTCGACGGTATGGAAAACCGCATATCCTCGATTGTTTTCGGCATTCCCGCCGTCAAGGGCATCGAGTTCGGAAATGGTTTTGAGAGCGCGTTGCTGCACGGCAGCGAAAACAACGACCCTTTCATCGTCGACGGCGAACAGATCCGCACCAAGACTAACAACCACGGCGGTATTTTGGGCGGAATCACTTCGGGCATGCCGTTAATTTTCCGCGCCGCAATCAAGCCCACACCCTCCATTGTCCTCCCGCAGCAGACCGTCAGTTTATCAACGCATACCGAAAAGGAACTTCAAATCCGCGGACGCCACGATCCCTGCATCGTTCCGCGCGCCGTGCCGGTCATCGAAGCCGCCGCCGCACTGGCCGTTT
It contains:
- the aroA gene encoding 3-phosphoshikimate 1-carboxyvinyltransferase, which encodes MNVTITPAPLNGTIAAIPSKSHLHRLLICAALGDTELCLPCPKLSQDIEATVRCLNALGAKVKYQSNELSVIPIASSDQNVTLDCGESGSLYRFLVPVIGALNKNATFKLSGKLPERPMDALWNTLEAHGAVITGKGTATPIVSGILTSGRYEIPGDISSQFISGLLFALPLLSGDSEIVISGQTQSVGYIQMTLDALTAFSIKAIPTPTGFSIPGNQTYHAINTPIPEGDWSNSAFWLCAAACSGEITVTGLNPNSGQGDKAICDILRQFGASVSQIDNAVTVRKGNLHGITIDAADIPDLVPALAVVAAAADGTTTIQNISRLRLKESDRVATVCGLINALGGNASSNENTITIIGNGTLTGGTYDAFQDHRIVMAAAIASTICKNPVTVTNAQAVDKSYPEFFSDFSRLNGICRERS
- the aroC gene encoding chorismate synthase, with product MSSCWGQNIRISIFGQSHSEAVGVVIDGLPAGFRIDQEALAAFMTRRAPGQSKLSTSRAEADTPEFVSGLVDGVTCGAPICILIRNTNTRPADYAELKDMPRPGHADYTAGVKYHGFQDPTGGGHFSGRLTAPLCAAGGICLQLLAERNIFIGAHIQSIAGVNDKKFDPVTVSKSDFDKLSHSPLTVIDPKAGEAMEQTILEAKKAGDSVGGVIECAITGLPVGLGDPMFDGMENRISSIVFGIPAVKGIEFGNGFESALLHGSENNDPFIVDGEQIRTKTNNHGGILGGITSGMPLIFRAAIKPTPSIVLPQQTVSLSTHTEKELQIRGRHDPCIVPRAVPVIEAAAALAVFDASMGFKN